The Vespula vulgaris chromosome 2, iyVesVulg1.1, whole genome shotgun sequence genome has a segment encoding these proteins:
- the LOC127073032 gene encoding trichohyalin-like isoform X3 yields MTKRKTPKRGLFWTKENESNNRSLLNNEWKCFIGKNHRRLLQSYDESLEEDLVSNEGSTRDEISKVGKSCREKNDERKLGNEKSAINRDEEQRDNIDEDSKENFEGNVNEENDERDNLKAGRYVRTLERAKNPYDARVNMMIKQRIAQKHREDEKNHVRRKRYPLGIIEYYDYDEEINERSRESQAIDDNEQKSDDKKESLFGSSLGLDDNLRESQNDTLMKKKNEQAEEQEKEKKRKEQMKNKEPKQQFLFEQVPAKNENPSKFLRSKVALEDEREEDNSLQMNREKSFLNEAAASGEFRNEKSSGRGCRTKWSNKRKKQDEYNRVMEEPNQEFVSVERVVPKESLEYIFQGPETLQREIVDVVFGDVQPIEFPERKKKLDSFGKTSRLGSRLAMKKLDEKEYDDIDNVLYEELKKLYDWEDNENKNGPRLKGDQRMHQESDDDLENKTNDSNNNTSASNYMALKKTDDLFKGGVEQGDIFEERTSNGTKNHQSNPNYSNIGNIEWKVIPVVETINDSRSKSSGVLRSGLSKRKTAPETDSGSPYENGKYHDSMNELEENVPSIDGDKRSLLESKDMHESFVEPMDRIDDFDDDIKVRLGRGLKTINDDSIKNDTSNDTSTNVPSINNENLTTTMNIVKMSTNYEINTINSSYYPRDINDNSNETIKKNEKKSRSSNESHSTVNSVKIESSSRPRLEPLANRNASRVKREGNSYSLNYDEGNPYDTYYSHSNDITKDLYTIDPYKYKENDNTHLKYSDLNDLYKSNEDDSNGRKINDRKKNKNKRRRNKKKKRKRKKNKNKKRKRNKKKNKKNSKWKMTKKRARNLNKDERFEFLGDSKRRRKLSKRRPFANFREIVWRKGQQRQRKKKNMGAKKRKEVEKIEMKKYRETGTAKGIRRNSNADIVAGSNVIQQESVNDQNTMREKETEDEDTRRKKLAMLLTADNMEDESQMDLALHGELAGKIVENIFEQVQKNEALKVALGPGLYRKNKPEDSTENDKTYQGFDDGETMKKVMELLGRLVLDEVQKKTCSALPPDMRQFLEWMLEVNGKKESEEQTPLLPLVHDKETTEHPSDDKILFPKTSDQEPDKDVNELHKKVRILQNLINQYNALSAKEKIKVQTVHDYLVRQLNLLLHYIEMKEKSEKNKTGPKTVPSRRNAEFILRYDNASPNVEFDRNLTSSKDANVSDFWKFDNVTYASDVERKKRRPIRSSNYSVNKKRRKKRKKRKRKRRRRNERRYDKNETPEYRKLARHAAMIRQKRGDNLEDEWDQFDFKYEQPEIYKSMSILNDQNGKIRDGRSTDLKKKREIRKRDNVTIANLYNDNFDDLPVKGKNLAEDEMILLNKRESWKKQNERQLEEVAFGKDMRNKLREEEQFERLTGIKGKKIVNDEKPREKRENNKIEKIEEGKKTFIRSTLNNVTLNINTTVVSYYELTTVHSSPNFVNDKIISLKKPNDTSENEEKLKMMERGINVYADDKNETSRTTEKKKKKKN; encoded by the exons ATGACGAAACGTAAAACTCCAAAGAGAGGATTATTCTggacaaaagaaaatgagagtaATAATCGATCTCTGTTGAATAACGAGTGGAAATGTTTCATTGGTAAAAATCATCGTAGACTTCTACAAAGTTACGACGAGAGTTTGGAGGAAGATCTAGTTAGCAACGAAGGATCGACGAGGGATGAGATAAGTAAAGTCGGCAAAAGTTGTCGCGAAAagaacgatgaaagaaagCTGGGTAACGAAAAGTCAGCGATTAATCGAGACGAAGAACAACGGGATAATATCGACGAGGattcgaaggaaaattttGAAGGGAACGTGAACGAGGAAAacg ATGAAAGGGATAATTTGAAAGCGGGAAGATACGTAAGGACGTTGGAAAGAGCAAAGAATCCGTACGATGCTAGAGTGAACATGATGATAAAGCAACGAATAGCACAGAAACACAGGGAGGATGAGAAGAATCATGTTAGAAGGAAGCGTTATCCTTTGGGTATAATCGAGTATTACGATTACGACGAGGagattaacgaacgatcgagagaGTCGCAAGCTATCGATGATAACGAGCAAAAGAGCGACGATAAGAAGGAAAGTCTGTTTGGCTCGAGTTTAGGGCTtg ATGATAACTTGCGAGAATCTCAGAACGATACgttgatgaagaagaagaatgaacaAGCCGaggaacaagagaaagagaagaaaagaaaagagcaaaTGAAGAACAAAGAGCCAAAGCAACAATTCCTCTTCGAACAAGTACCAGCTAAGAACGAGAATCCATCCAAGTTTCTGAGGAGCAAGGTCGCGCTtgaagatgagagagaggaggataaCAGCTTGCAAATGAATCGAGAAAAGTCATTTTTAAACGAGGCCGCCGCCTCCGGCGAGTTTCGCAATGAGAAATCATCTGGTCGAGGTTGTCGAACGAAATG GTCGAACAAGAGGAAGAAACAAGACGAATATAATCGGGTGATGGAAGAACCTAATCAAGAATTTGTAAGCGTCGAGAGAGTTGTACCGAAGGAATCTCTCGAATATATATTCCAAGGACCAGAAACTCTCCAACGAGAAATAGTCGACGTTGTTTTCGGTGACGTACAACCAATCGAATTTCCGGAACGTAAGAAAAAGTTGGACAGTTTCGGAAAGACTAG TAGATTGGGAAGTCGACTCGCAATGAAGAAATTAGATGAGAAAGAATACGACGATATCGACAACGTGTTGTACGAGGAGCTGAAGAAATTATACGATTGGGAGGataacgagaataaaaatggACCTCGGCTTAAAGGCGATCAACGAATGCATCAGGAATCCGACGACGATCTCGAGAATAAGACGAACGACAGCAATAACAATACGTCGGCAAGTAATTACATGGCTTTAAAGAAGACGGACGATCTGTTTAAAGGTGGAGTAGAGCAAGGCGATATTTTCGAGGAGAGAACATCAAACGGAACTAAGAATCATCAGTCGAATCCAAACTATAGTAATATCGGCAACATCGAATGGAAAGTGATCCCC GTAGTGGAAACTATAAATGATTCACGTTCCAAATCAAGCGGAGTGCTTCGATCGGGGTTATCCAAGCGAAAAACTGCGCCCGAGACCGATTCAGGTTCGCCTTATGAAAATGGAAAGTACCACGATTCCATGAACGAACTAGAAGAGAACGTTCCGAGTATCGACGGTGATAAACGCTCGCTTCTCGAGTCTAAAGATATGCACGAATCGTTCGTAGAGCCTATGGATCGTATCGATGATTTCGACGACGACATTAAAGTTAGATTGGGAAGAGGCCTGAAAACGATCAACGATGATTCTATTAAGAACGATACGTCCAACGATACCTCGACTAATGTTCCttctataaataatgaaaatctaACAACGACTATGAACATTGTAAAAATGTCTACgaattacgaaataaatacaataaattcgTCGTATTATCCCCGAGATATCAATGATAATTCtaacgaaacgataaaaaaaaatgaaaaaaaaagcaggtCGAGCAACGAAAGCCATTCGACCGTGAATAGCGTTAAAATCGAGTCTAGTAGCCGCCCTCGGTTGGAACCATTGGCCAATAGGAATGCATCGAGAGTGAAACGAGAAGGAAATTCTTACTCGTTAAATTACGACGAGGGAAATCCGTACGATACGTATTATTCGCATTCGAACGATATCACGAAAGATCTTTACACGATTGACCCTTacaaatacaaagaaaacgataatacGCATTTGAAGTATAGCGATTTGAACGATCtttataaatcgaacgaagaCGATTCGAACGGTAGAAAGATTaatgatcgaaaaaagaacaaaaataaaaggagacgaaacaagaagaagaagaggaagagaaagaagaataagaataagaaaagaaagaggaataagaaaaagaataagaaaaattccaAATGGAAAATGACCAAGAAACGTGCTAGAAATTTGAACAAGGACGAGAGATTCGAGTTTCTTGGCGATtcgaaaaggaggaggaaactTTCGAAACGTCGTCCCTTTGCGAATTTTCGGGAAATCGTATGGAGGAAGGGACAACAGCGtcagaggaagaagaaaaatatgggcgcgaagaagaggaaggaagtgGAAAAGATCGAGATGAAAAAGTATCGTGAAACGGGAACGGCGAAGGGAATTCGAAGGAATTCTAATGCTGATATCGTAGCTGGCTCTAACGTTATTCAACAGGAGAGTGTGAACGATCAAAAC acaatgagagagaaggagacggAGGATGAGGATACGCGTAGAAAGAAGCTCGCTATGCTCCTGACAGCTGACAACATGGAAGATGAATCTCAAATGGATTTGGCTCTTCATGGAGAATTGGCTGGAAAAATCGTCGAAAACATTTTCGAACAA GTGCAAAAGAACGAAGCCCTTAAGGTAGCTCTAGGTCCGGGTCTTTATAGAAAGAACAAACCCGAAGATTCGACCGAGAATGATAAGACTTATCAGGGATTCGATGACGGCGAG ACGATGAAGAAAGTTATGGAACTTCTTGGTCGACTAGTGTTGGACGAAGTCCAAAAGAAAACTTGCTCGGCATTACCACCGGACATGCGACAATTTTTAGAGTGGATGTTGGAAGTcaacggaaagaaagaatcggaGGAACaa aCACCTTTATTACCATTGGTACACGATAAAGAAACGACCGAACATCCGTCGGACGACAAGATACTTTTTCCCAAAACTTCCGATCAAGAACCTGATAAAGACGTCAACGAACTCCACAAGAAGGTTCGAATATTGCAGAATCTTATAAACCAGTACAACGCTTTATCTGccaaagagaagataaaggtCCAGACTGTCCACGATTATCTG GTCAGACAATTGAATTTGCTTTTACATTACATCGAGATGAAGGAAAaatcggagaaaaataaaactggCCCAAAGACCGTACCGTCAAGACGTAACGCAGAATTTATTCTTCGTTACGATAATGCCTCGCCAAATGTCGAATTCGATAGGAATCTCACTTCGTCCAAGGACGCGAACGTATCCGACTTTTGGAAATTCGACAATGTCACTTATGCGTCGGacgttgaaagaaagaaacgtcggCCTATTCGAAGTTCCAATTATTCCGTTAATaaaaaacgacgaaaaaagCGTAAGAAACGTAAACGTAAACGTCGTAGGCGAAATGAAAGAAGGTACGATAAGAACGAGACGCCGGAGTATCGAAAACTTGCACGTCACGCTGCTATGATAAGACAAAAACGTGGGGATAATTTGGAGGATGAATGGGATCAATTTGATTTCAAATACGAACAGCCAGAGATCTATAAATCTATGAGTATTTTGAACGACCAGAACGG GAAAATAAGAGACGGACGATCGACCGacctaaagaaaaagagagaaatccgAAAAAGAGACAATGTTACTATCGCAAATCTTTATAACGATAATTTCGACGATTTACCGGTGAAAGGTAAAAATCTTGCCGAGGACGAGATGATACTCCTTAATAAACGCGAGTCGTGGAAAAAGCAAAACGAGAGACAACTCGAAGAGGTGGCCTTCGGTAAGGATATGCGAAACAAGCTTAGAGAGGAAGAACAATTCGAGAGATTGACGGGAATTAAAGGGAAGAAGATTGTGAACGATGAGAAGCCAAgggaaaaacgagaaaataataaaatagaaaagatcgaGGAGGGTAAGAAGACTTTCATCCGATCGACTTTAAATAACGTCACGTTAAATATTAACACTACTGTTGTTTCCTATTACGAATTAACGACCGTTCACTCGTCTCCCAATTTTGTTAACgacaaaataatttcgttgaaaaaacCAAACGATACGAgcgagaacgaagaaaaattaaagatgatGGAACGAGGGATCAACGTTTATGCCGATGACAAAAATGAGACGTCGCGGACtacggaaaaaaagaaaaagaaaaagaattga
- the LOC127073032 gene encoding MATH and LRR domain-containing protein PFE0570w-like isoform X2, with protein MTKRKTPKRGLFWTKENESNNRSLLNNEWKCFIGKNHRRLLQSYDESLEEDLVSNEGSTRDEISKVGKSCREKNDERKLGNEKSAINRDEEQRDNIDEDSKENFEGNVNEENDERDNLKAGRYVRTLERAKNPYDARVNMMIKQRIAQKHREDEKNHVRRKRYPLGIIEYYDYDEEINERSRESQAIDDNEQKSDDKKESLFGSSLGLDDNLRESQNDTLMKKKNEQAEEQEKEKKRKEQMKNKEPKQQFLFEQVPAKNENPSKFLRSKVALEDEREEDNSLQMNREKSFLNEAAASGEFRNEKSSGRGCRTKWSNKRKKQDEYNRVMEEPNQEFVSVERVVPKESLEYIFQGPETLQREIVDVVFGDVQPIEFPERKKKLDSFGKTRLGSRLAMKKLDEKEYDDIDNVLYEELKKLYDWEDNENKNGPRLKGDQRMHQESDDDLENKTNDSNNNTSASNYMALKKTDDLFKGGVEQGDIFEERTSNGTKNHQSNPNYSNIGNIEWKVIPVVETINDSRSKSSGVLRSGLSKRKTAPETDSGSPYENGKYHDSMNELEENVPSIDGDKRSLLESKDMHESFVEPMDRIDDFDDDIKVRLGRGLKTINDDSIKNDTSNDTSTNVPSINNENLTTTMNIVKMSTNYEINTINSSYYPRDINDNSNETIKKNEKKSRSSNESHSTVNSVKIESSSRPRLEPLANRNASRVKREGNSYSLNYDEGNPYDTYYSHSNDITKDLYTIDPYKYKENDNTHLKYSDLNDLYKSNEDDSNGRKINDRKKNKNKRRRNKKKKRKRKKNKNKKRKRNKKKNKKNSKWKMTKKRARNLNKDERFEFLGDSKRRRKLSKRRPFANFREIVWRKGQQRQRKKKNMGAKKRKEVEKIEMKKYRETGTAKGIRRNSNADIVAGSNVIQQESVNDQNTMREKETEDEDTRRKKLAMLLTADNMEDESQMDLALHGELAGKIVENIFEQVQKNEALKVALGPGLYRKNKPEDSTENDKTYQGFDDGEIKHTEKTMKKVMELLGRLVLDEVQKKTCSALPPDMRQFLEWMLEVNGKKESEEQTPLLPLVHDKETTEHPSDDKILFPKTSDQEPDKDVNELHKKVRILQNLINQYNALSAKEKIKVQTVHDYLVRQLNLLLHYIEMKEKSEKNKTGPKTVPSRRNAEFILRYDNASPNVEFDRNLTSSKDANVSDFWKFDNVTYASDVERKKRRPIRSSNYSVNKKRRKKRKKRKRKRRRRNERRYDKNETPEYRKLARHAAMIRQKRGDNLEDEWDQFDFKYEQPEIYKSMSILNDQNGKIRDGRSTDLKKKREIRKRDNVTIANLYNDNFDDLPVKGKNLAEDEMILLNKRESWKKQNERQLEEVAFGKDMRNKLREEEQFERLTGIKGKKIVNDEKPREKRENNKIEKIEEGKKTFIRSTLNNVTLNINTTVVSYYELTTVHSSPNFVNDKIISLKKPNDTSENEEKLKMMERGINVYADDKNETSRTTEKKKKKKN; from the exons ATGACGAAACGTAAAACTCCAAAGAGAGGATTATTCTggacaaaagaaaatgagagtaATAATCGATCTCTGTTGAATAACGAGTGGAAATGTTTCATTGGTAAAAATCATCGTAGACTTCTACAAAGTTACGACGAGAGTTTGGAGGAAGATCTAGTTAGCAACGAAGGATCGACGAGGGATGAGATAAGTAAAGTCGGCAAAAGTTGTCGCGAAAagaacgatgaaagaaagCTGGGTAACGAAAAGTCAGCGATTAATCGAGACGAAGAACAACGGGATAATATCGACGAGGattcgaaggaaaattttGAAGGGAACGTGAACGAGGAAAacg ATGAAAGGGATAATTTGAAAGCGGGAAGATACGTAAGGACGTTGGAAAGAGCAAAGAATCCGTACGATGCTAGAGTGAACATGATGATAAAGCAACGAATAGCACAGAAACACAGGGAGGATGAGAAGAATCATGTTAGAAGGAAGCGTTATCCTTTGGGTATAATCGAGTATTACGATTACGACGAGGagattaacgaacgatcgagagaGTCGCAAGCTATCGATGATAACGAGCAAAAGAGCGACGATAAGAAGGAAAGTCTGTTTGGCTCGAGTTTAGGGCTtg ATGATAACTTGCGAGAATCTCAGAACGATACgttgatgaagaagaagaatgaacaAGCCGaggaacaagagaaagagaagaaaagaaaagagcaaaTGAAGAACAAAGAGCCAAAGCAACAATTCCTCTTCGAACAAGTACCAGCTAAGAACGAGAATCCATCCAAGTTTCTGAGGAGCAAGGTCGCGCTtgaagatgagagagaggaggataaCAGCTTGCAAATGAATCGAGAAAAGTCATTTTTAAACGAGGCCGCCGCCTCCGGCGAGTTTCGCAATGAGAAATCATCTGGTCGAGGTTGTCGAACGAAATG GTCGAACAAGAGGAAGAAACAAGACGAATATAATCGGGTGATGGAAGAACCTAATCAAGAATTTGTAAGCGTCGAGAGAGTTGTACCGAAGGAATCTCTCGAATATATATTCCAAGGACCAGAAACTCTCCAACGAGAAATAGTCGACGTTGTTTTCGGTGACGTACAACCAATCGAATTTCCGGAACGTAAGAAAAAGTTGGACAGTTTCGGAAAGACTAG ATTGGGAAGTCGACTCGCAATGAAGAAATTAGATGAGAAAGAATACGACGATATCGACAACGTGTTGTACGAGGAGCTGAAGAAATTATACGATTGGGAGGataacgagaataaaaatggACCTCGGCTTAAAGGCGATCAACGAATGCATCAGGAATCCGACGACGATCTCGAGAATAAGACGAACGACAGCAATAACAATACGTCGGCAAGTAATTACATGGCTTTAAAGAAGACGGACGATCTGTTTAAAGGTGGAGTAGAGCAAGGCGATATTTTCGAGGAGAGAACATCAAACGGAACTAAGAATCATCAGTCGAATCCAAACTATAGTAATATCGGCAACATCGAATGGAAAGTGATCCCC GTAGTGGAAACTATAAATGATTCACGTTCCAAATCAAGCGGAGTGCTTCGATCGGGGTTATCCAAGCGAAAAACTGCGCCCGAGACCGATTCAGGTTCGCCTTATGAAAATGGAAAGTACCACGATTCCATGAACGAACTAGAAGAGAACGTTCCGAGTATCGACGGTGATAAACGCTCGCTTCTCGAGTCTAAAGATATGCACGAATCGTTCGTAGAGCCTATGGATCGTATCGATGATTTCGACGACGACATTAAAGTTAGATTGGGAAGAGGCCTGAAAACGATCAACGATGATTCTATTAAGAACGATACGTCCAACGATACCTCGACTAATGTTCCttctataaataatgaaaatctaACAACGACTATGAACATTGTAAAAATGTCTACgaattacgaaataaatacaataaattcgTCGTATTATCCCCGAGATATCAATGATAATTCtaacgaaacgataaaaaaaaatgaaaaaaaaagcaggtCGAGCAACGAAAGCCATTCGACCGTGAATAGCGTTAAAATCGAGTCTAGTAGCCGCCCTCGGTTGGAACCATTGGCCAATAGGAATGCATCGAGAGTGAAACGAGAAGGAAATTCTTACTCGTTAAATTACGACGAGGGAAATCCGTACGATACGTATTATTCGCATTCGAACGATATCACGAAAGATCTTTACACGATTGACCCTTacaaatacaaagaaaacgataatacGCATTTGAAGTATAGCGATTTGAACGATCtttataaatcgaacgaagaCGATTCGAACGGTAGAAAGATTaatgatcgaaaaaagaacaaaaataaaaggagacgaaacaagaagaagaagaggaagagaaagaagaataagaataagaaaagaaagaggaataagaaaaagaataagaaaaattccaAATGGAAAATGACCAAGAAACGTGCTAGAAATTTGAACAAGGACGAGAGATTCGAGTTTCTTGGCGATtcgaaaaggaggaggaaactTTCGAAACGTCGTCCCTTTGCGAATTTTCGGGAAATCGTATGGAGGAAGGGACAACAGCGtcagaggaagaagaaaaatatgggcgcgaagaagaggaaggaagtgGAAAAGATCGAGATGAAAAAGTATCGTGAAACGGGAACGGCGAAGGGAATTCGAAGGAATTCTAATGCTGATATCGTAGCTGGCTCTAACGTTATTCAACAGGAGAGTGTGAACGATCAAAAC acaatgagagagaaggagacggAGGATGAGGATACGCGTAGAAAGAAGCTCGCTATGCTCCTGACAGCTGACAACATGGAAGATGAATCTCAAATGGATTTGGCTCTTCATGGAGAATTGGCTGGAAAAATCGTCGAAAACATTTTCGAACAA GTGCAAAAGAACGAAGCCCTTAAGGTAGCTCTAGGTCCGGGTCTTTATAGAAAGAACAAACCCGAAGATTCGACCGAGAATGATAAGACTTATCAGGGATTCGATGACGGCGAG ATAAAACATACCGAGAAGACGATGAAGAAAGTTATGGAACTTCTTGGTCGACTAGTGTTGGACGAAGTCCAAAAGAAAACTTGCTCGGCATTACCACCGGACATGCGACAATTTTTAGAGTGGATGTTGGAAGTcaacggaaagaaagaatcggaGGAACaa aCACCTTTATTACCATTGGTACACGATAAAGAAACGACCGAACATCCGTCGGACGACAAGATACTTTTTCCCAAAACTTCCGATCAAGAACCTGATAAAGACGTCAACGAACTCCACAAGAAGGTTCGAATATTGCAGAATCTTATAAACCAGTACAACGCTTTATCTGccaaagagaagataaaggtCCAGACTGTCCACGATTATCTG GTCAGACAATTGAATTTGCTTTTACATTACATCGAGATGAAGGAAAaatcggagaaaaataaaactggCCCAAAGACCGTACCGTCAAGACGTAACGCAGAATTTATTCTTCGTTACGATAATGCCTCGCCAAATGTCGAATTCGATAGGAATCTCACTTCGTCCAAGGACGCGAACGTATCCGACTTTTGGAAATTCGACAATGTCACTTATGCGTCGGacgttgaaagaaagaaacgtcggCCTATTCGAAGTTCCAATTATTCCGTTAATaaaaaacgacgaaaaaagCGTAAGAAACGTAAACGTAAACGTCGTAGGCGAAATGAAAGAAGGTACGATAAGAACGAGACGCCGGAGTATCGAAAACTTGCACGTCACGCTGCTATGATAAGACAAAAACGTGGGGATAATTTGGAGGATGAATGGGATCAATTTGATTTCAAATACGAACAGCCAGAGATCTATAAATCTATGAGTATTTTGAACGACCAGAACGG GAAAATAAGAGACGGACGATCGACCGacctaaagaaaaagagagaaatccgAAAAAGAGACAATGTTACTATCGCAAATCTTTATAACGATAATTTCGACGATTTACCGGTGAAAGGTAAAAATCTTGCCGAGGACGAGATGATACTCCTTAATAAACGCGAGTCGTGGAAAAAGCAAAACGAGAGACAACTCGAAGAGGTGGCCTTCGGTAAGGATATGCGAAACAAGCTTAGAGAGGAAGAACAATTCGAGAGATTGACGGGAATTAAAGGGAAGAAGATTGTGAACGATGAGAAGCCAAgggaaaaacgagaaaataataaaatagaaaagatcgaGGAGGGTAAGAAGACTTTCATCCGATCGACTTTAAATAACGTCACGTTAAATATTAACACTACTGTTGTTTCCTATTACGAATTAACGACCGTTCACTCGTCTCCCAATTTTGTTAACgacaaaataatttcgttgaaaaaacCAAACGATACGAgcgagaacgaagaaaaattaaagatgatGGAACGAGGGATCAACGTTTATGCCGATGACAAAAATGAGACGTCGCGGACtacggaaaaaaagaaaaagaaaaagaattga